CTTTGCGCCAATTCTGCCGATGCGGATGACTTGTATCAGGATACATGGCTGAAGGTTGTTAAGAATTTTTCACAATATGACACTACAAGAGAATTTGAGCCCTGGCTCACAAAGATCTGTATAAATATCTATCGGAACATACTGAGAAGAATAGGCAAAAGCCCAATTTTAAGCAGGTTTTCCAGCAATGAGGAAAAGAGAGCTGTCATGGAAGGTGTTTTGTCTGTACTGCCAGAGGATTACAGTTCATTGCATGAGGCAATTGACCAATTGCCTGAGAAACTCAGGATGACCATTATCCTGTTTTATTTCCGGGATATGGACCTTAAATCAACTGCTCTCGTGCTTAATATTCCCGTTGGAACGGTAAAATCACGGTTAAGCAAATCAAGAAAGTTATTAAAGGAGGCATTAAAAAATGAAGCAGATATACCATTTTGATTGTACTCATCCGCCGGTTGTAAGCGAAAAAATGCTTCGGGCTGAATTGGAACGGCGTACAATAGAGCGCCAGACAGCTGTTTTGGCACTGGCCGGTATTTTAGCCCATATGTGCCTGATTTTCACAGCAATTGTTTTACGACCTTTTAATGCCATGCTTTCATTAATCTGTATTGCTTATGTTTGTGTTGCCATAAGTGGCAGCGGAGCAATTGCAATAGTTTTTGATCATAAAAGGAG
The Oxobacter pfennigii genome window above contains:
- a CDS encoding RNA polymerase sigma factor, with product MIDKYINQHGKRLYGLCLTLCANSADADDLYQDTWLKVVKNFSQYDTTREFEPWLTKICINIYRNILRRIGKSPILSRFSSNEEKRAVMEGVLSVLPEDYSSLHEAIDQLPEKLRMTIILFYFRDMDLKSTALVLNIPVGTVKSRLSKSRKLLKEALKNEADIPF